ACGCTGAGCAATATCGACAATCTGACCTTCTTTATCAAACAAAATAGCTCGTGAACTTGTTGTTCCTTGATCTAATGCGAGTACATACTTCTTTTCCATGTGAGATTCCCCCTAAGCTTTTTGTTCTTTCGGATTATGATAAACCTTTCTATTTTTGTGCAGACGTATATTGTTTTTGTGCAACTGGAAAGAGATAAGTAAAACCACGAAGAATAATCCGATAAATATCCAAAGTGCACTATAGATAACCCCTTCAAATAACGCTGCATACATCAATGCTCCTAATCCACCTCCTATAACTGGTCCAGCGATAGGTATCCACGCATAACCCCAATTTGAACTCCCTTTGCGTGGGATAGGTAAAACAGCATGAGCAATTCTCGGCCCTAAATCCCGAGCAGGGTTTATTGCATATCCTGTGGTTCCTCCAAGAGAAAGACCAATTGCAATGATTAGAAATCCTACAATTAAAGGATTCAGACCTTCTGTAAATTCATTAGCTCCAATAAACAGTAAACCAATGACGAGAACAAATGTGCCAAGCACTTCACTAAAATAATTTGATGGTGTATGTTTGATAGCTGGATCTGTACTAAATACAGCTAATTTCGGACCCACTTCTTCTGTTTTTTTAAAGTGAGCGTAATATTGACAGAATATTAAGCTCGCCCCTATGAAAGCACCAATCAATTGAGCTGTAATATATGCCGGTACATCTGACCATGGAAATTCTCCAATCAAAGCAAACCCGATCGTTACTGCTGGATTTAAATGGGCGCCACTAATTTCTCCCACGGCGTACACGCCTAACGCAACACCTAGCCCCCAAGCCATCGTTATGACAATCCAGCCACCATTTTCCGCTTTCGTCCCTTTTAATACGACCCCTGCCACGACCCCTGCTCCGAAGATGATAAGTATCATCGTCCCGAATACTTCTCCTAAAAATGGTGACATGCCTTTATTCCCCCTTAGTTTGAAATAGAGGTAAAGAAAGCAATGACTTGCTAATAGTTTTCTTTACCCATCTAGCGGAAAAAATATGTTAACCATTCTCAACGAAAAAGAGACCAGCAGAATTATCCTTAGCCATAATAGTATGCTAAGCTAATTTCCGTTGGTCTCCGTTGTCTCCATCGAAAAGAATATTAACTTGCTTCCTATTTAATCAAACTATGAAAGCGTTGTCAACATCCCGAACATAATTAATATATTTAATTATCTTTGTTTAGAAAGTCGCTTCCCATAGCGTTTTTTTCGAGGTTGTAACAGCTGCGGCCCCAGCTTTGATCGCTGCCTTCACCTCTTTTTCTGTTCTGATCAATCCTCCGGCAATAACAGGTGTGTTCGTTTTTTCATAAATTTCTTTAATAATATGGGGCATGATTCCTGGTAAAACTTCGATACAATCTGGTTGAATTGTTTCCACCATATTATAGCTTGATTCTAAAGCGAGGGAGTCTAAAAGAAACAATCGTTGAACAGTAAGTAACTTTGCCTTTTTCGCCGTTAATAGAACACTTTTTCTTGTGGACACGAGCCCCTCTGGTCTAATATCTCTACATAAAAATTGAGCGGCGTACTCATCATTCTTAAGGCCTTGAACAAGGTCAGCATGAAGCAGTACCTTTTTGTCGTGATCATGCAACATCTTGACTAAACTTTTTAACTGTCCTATATGGGTATTCAATAAGACAATGTATTCGAATTTGGTTTGCACGACTTTATCTAAATCTTTCAAGTCACGGATGGCAGGTAATATTGTGGCATTTAACAAGTTTAAAATTCCCCTCCTTAATTAACTCACTTTTCTAAAGTTCATTATAGCAAAGTGATAAAGAAAAGGAAGATATCTTAATCATTAAGCGTACCAAACGAGAAGATTGTTTGTTTTTGGTAGGTTTCACCTTTATTAATTAAGTAACGTTCTGTTTCATTTGGTGGCATCTGTGTTTCCAAACATATCCCATCATATTTATTAGCAGTTCCACCATTTAACAAAGGGCTAGATTTAATCTGGTTTCCTGAATAAATAACGACTGCAGGATCAGTCGTTTTAACTGATAATTTTCTTCCTGACATGTGATCAGTTAAAACGATTTTTTCTTTTATGGAATGATCCTCAAGTAAAAACGGATGGTCGATCCCATTCCCCACTTTAACAATTTGATCGTGATCAGAGACAAGTGCTTCTTTTACTTTTTTGCCGTTTCTAAAATCCAATTCTCTGAACTCATCTACCGGCACAACTCTCGTTGGAATAGACTCATCATCTAGTTCATAAACGTTTGAACTTGCTACTTGAAGACTGTGCTCTTGTATATCTCTTTCCTTATTCCCACTTAAATTGAAATACGTGTGGTTTGTTAAATTAATCGGTGTTAACGAGTCTGTTTCTGCATAGTAACTGACAATAAGGTCACTATTATCAGAAAGTTCATACGTTAGTTGGAATGAAACTTGTCCAGGATAACCGTCTTCTCCATCTTCGCTAACATAGGTGAAAATAAGGGATGACTGCTTTTCTTCAACGTTCCACACGCGTTTAGCAAGACCTTTTACACCACCATGCAAATGATTATTGCCATCATTTTTTTCTAGTTCATAGTTATTATCATTAACTATCAACAAACCTTCTTTCGTTCGCCCAGCTGTGCGCCCGACCACAACACCTAGATAATAAGGGTTCTTTTCATAATCTTCTATATTGTCATAGGTAACGACAACATTCTCTTTCTTATCATACCTATCAGGAACACATATTTCCGTAATAGCTGCTCCATAATTTAATGCTGTTAAGGTCATTCCCTTTTTATTTTCAATCGTATAAGCTATTATTTCTTTGTTTCCAAACTCGGCCACTTTTCTCTTCATCGTCTCCATCTCCTCAAATACAATACTTTTTATTAATTTTCTATTCACCCTTTTTCACCTAAGGTTCTCTATATAAAGCGTTTTCTTTTTTAACTTCAGCAATCTCCTTTTTTAAAGCGATCGACTCATACAAGATGAAGAGACTCCTTAACCAGGCAACAAAACGCAGCTCACCCTCTTTCTTGAGATATTTATTTTCCATCCTTTCCCTTCCACCTCTTATTGTATCGAAAAAAAACAAAGAAAAAAAGGTTGCTATCGTTTAATTATCCGGAGATTGTCTTTGCCTATAAAATCTAAAAATTTCCAAAAGAGTGCCATCCTATTAGTAACGACAAGCATACGTTAAGGTATGAGCTAATCATTCATTTAGGATAAAACAGCAAAAAATAAAAGAGCTCCTCTAAAGTCACTTTTTAATGATAGTGACCTTTTGAGACAGCTCTCTTTTTACTACGGCTCAACATTCATAATCTACTCTATACAAATCTTTTCTTCGATCACGCCATTGTGTGACATTTCCTGATTTCCGATGACGCCGAAGTAATTCTAAATCCACATCCCCTACCACCACTGTTTCGATGTTAGGATGACATTCTCCTACGATCCCATCCCGAGGAAACGCAAAATCAGATGGTGTAAAAATACCAGATTGAGCATATTGAATATCCATATTTTCCACGTGGGTGAGATTACCAACAGTGCCTGCAATCATCGTATATACTTGATTTTCTACCGCTCTCGCTTGCGCACAATATCTCACCCGCAAATAACCTTGTCTTTCATCTGTACAGAATGGTGTGAAGATAATGTTTGCCCCTTTTTCAGTTGCTATCCTTGCAAGCTCTGGAAATTCAATATCATAACAAATTTGAATAGCTATTTTACCACAGTCAGTATCAAATACCTCTACTTTATCACCGCCATGTATCCCCCAAAATTTTCGCTCATTCGGGGTAATATGAATCTTATATTGTTTTTCAATCGTACCATCTCGTCTAAATAAGTAAGCGATGTTAAAGATTTTTCCATCTTCTTCCACAAAATGCGAGCCACCAATTATATTCACGTTATATTTAATAGCCAAATTATTAAATAAATTAATATAATCTTCCGTGAACTCAGTCAATCGTCGAATAGCTTGACTGGCACTTTTTTCTTCTATAAAAGATAA
The DNA window shown above is from Salipaludibacillus agaradhaerens and carries:
- a CDS encoding MIP/aquaporin family protein — its product is MSPFLGEVFGTMILIIFGAGVVAGVVLKGTKAENGGWIVITMAWGLGVALGVYAVGEISGAHLNPAVTIGFALIGEFPWSDVPAYITAQLIGAFIGASLIFCQYYAHFKKTEEVGPKLAVFSTDPAIKHTPSNYFSEVLGTFVLVIGLLFIGANEFTEGLNPLIVGFLIIAIGLSLGGTTGYAINPARDLGPRIAHAVLPIPRKGSSNWGYAWIPIAGPVIGGGLGALMYAALFEGVIYSALWIFIGLFFVVLLISFQLHKNNIRLHKNRKVYHNPKEQKA
- a CDS encoding glycerol-3-phosphate responsive antiterminator, whose amino-acid sequence is MLNATILPAIRDLKDLDKVVQTKFEYIVLLNTHIGQLKSLVKMLHDHDKKVLLHADLVQGLKNDEYAAQFLCRDIRPEGLVSTRKSVLLTAKKAKLLTVQRLFLLDSLALESSYNMVETIQPDCIEVLPGIMPHIIKEIYEKTNTPVIAGGLIRTEKEVKAAIKAGAAAVTTSKKTLWEATF
- a CDS encoding aldose epimerase family protein, with protein sequence MKRKVAEFGNKEIIAYTIENKKGMTLTALNYGAAITEICVPDRYDKKENVVVTYDNIEDYEKNPYYLGVVVGRTAGRTKEGLLIVNDNNYELEKNDGNNHLHGGVKGLAKRVWNVEEKQSSLIFTYVSEDGEDGYPGQVSFQLTYELSDNSDLIVSYYAETDSLTPINLTNHTYFNLSGNKERDIQEHSLQVASSNVYELDDESIPTRVVPVDEFRELDFRNGKKVKEALVSDHDQIVKVGNGIDHPFLLEDHSIKEKIVLTDHMSGRKLSVKTTDPAVVIYSGNQIKSSPLLNGGTANKYDGICLETQMPPNETERYLINKGETYQKQTIFSFGTLND